Proteins encoded within one genomic window of Christensenellaceae bacterium:
- a CDS encoding GIY-YIG nuclease family protein, giving the protein MEFIIIGIVAGLALLALAIFLFLRNKKKDEKKPKEVEVKEQNIAALAAFVQAQKEQQEEELRLKDLKKAEMKTKLETFKQTKEQLKGKLRNQIDQKEWKPLEAILKSADKGGVGIYIIYNETKNKYYVGQAKQLLKRVRDHFAVEEIAKDFMSGDKMQVKFLTANELDSDYRLDHIEKTGIEIFDAETSGYNKTAGNL; this is encoded by the coding sequence ATGGAATTTATTATTATAGGCATTGTTGCAGGTTTGGCGCTTTTAGCATTGGCAATTTTTCTGTTTTTAAGAAATAAAAAGAAGGATGAAAAAAAGCCAAAGGAAGTAGAGGTTAAGGAACAGAATATTGCAGCTCTGGCGGCTTTCGTTCAGGCTCAAAAAGAGCAGCAGGAAGAAGAGCTAAGGTTGAAGGACTTAAAAAAAGCTGAGATGAAAACTAAGCTTGAAACCTTTAAGCAAACCAAGGAACAGCTGAAAGGCAAACTAAGAAATCAGATTGACCAGAAAGAATGGAAACCCCTTGAAGCTATTTTAAAGAGTGCCGACAAGGGCGGAGTGGGAATATACATAATTTATAACGAAACAAAAAACAAATATTATGTAGGTCAAGCCAAACAGCTGCTTAAAAGAGTAAGAGACCACTTTGCGGTTGAAGAGATAGCCAAGGACTTTATGTCGGGTGATAAAATGCAGGTTAAGTTTTTGACAGCAAACGAGCTTGACTCTGATTATAGACTCGACCATATAGAAAAAACGGGTATAGAAATTTTTGATGCAGAAACGAGCGGATATAATAAAACAGCGGGCAACTTATAA
- the tkt gene encoding transketolase: MEKKCADFLRVNSLNMILNARSGHPGVCLGAADIIFSIFKNAQFNPKDPYDGRDRIVFSAGHASAIIYSVLKLFGYNYSFDDLKNFRQLGSKTTGHPERDIKDGIEITTGPLGQGVANAVGLALTERHLASKYNKAGLDIFNNYTYCFLGDGCLMEGVALEAISLAGNLRLNKLIMLYDQNNKTIDGKLNITNTEDTKKKFEACGFSVFELPHLSKVSDIDRMILEAKKSDKPSVIIIETYIGFGSELEDNEKSHGTPFTAGQVDFVKSRLGYNEPDFTLPKDVEKYVENLMRPKLKEYEVWQKKLERYKKEYPDEYKALNTKEVDLSGLIDKEITSKAYSTRDFSGIALDRIDKVVPNLIGGCADLVASTKAQIKAGGFIAPEAYGRQNIHFGIREHAMGAVCNGICAYGHMNVFCSTFFVFENYMTPAIRMAALMKLPVIYLFSHDSIAVGEDGPTHQPIEQIATLRAMPNMFLFRPCNFEELLYAFEFALNEKSPAAILTSRQILELINSNYADVKKGGYIISQAQNPKVTLAATGSEVGLALKIQEKLKEIKVSAQVVSLPCLEIFDMQTEEYKKKILCGKVFTLEAGSDNIWYKYTSPARVIKLSDFGKSGSAEDVARVMGFSLDEVFAKIKNNL; the protein is encoded by the coding sequence ATGGAGAAAAAGTGTGCCGATTTTTTGAGGGTAAACTCGCTTAATATGATTTTAAATGCCCGGTCAGGTCACCCCGGAGTGTGTCTTGGGGCAGCGGATATTATTTTCTCAATTTTTAAAAACGCGCAATTTAATCCCAAAGACCCTTATGACGGCAGAGATCGTATTGTATTTTCGGCGGGACACGCCAGCGCAATTATATATTCAGTGCTTAAGCTTTTTGGATATAACTATAGCTTTGACGACCTGAAAAATTTCAGACAGCTTGGCAGCAAGACCACGGGGCACCCTGAGCGTGATATAAAAGACGGCATTGAAATCACCACCGGCCCACTCGGGCAGGGGGTTGCTAACGCTGTGGGCTTGGCTCTAACCGAGCGGCATTTGGCTTCAAAATATAACAAAGCAGGTCTGGATATATTTAATAACTACACCTATTGTTTTTTAGGTGACGGCTGTCTTATGGAGGGCGTAGCACTTGAAGCGATTTCGCTTGCCGGAAACCTTAGACTTAACAAACTTATTATGTTGTATGACCAAAACAACAAAACTATTGACGGCAAGCTTAACATAACCAACACCGAGGACACTAAAAAGAAGTTTGAAGCATGCGGCTTTTCTGTTTTTGAGTTGCCTCACTTAAGCAAGGTGTCAGATATAGACCGAATGATTTTAGAAGCCAAAAAGAGTGACAAGCCAAGTGTTATTATAATAGAAACATATATCGGTTTTGGTAGTGAACTTGAAGACAATGAAAAATCTCACGGCACGCCGTTTACGGCGGGGCAGGTAGATTTTGTAAAGAGTAGACTTGGTTATAACGAGCCAGATTTTACGTTGCCTAAAGATGTTGAAAAATATGTTGAAAACCTGATGAGACCCAAACTGAAAGAGTATGAGGTCTGGCAGAAAAAACTTGAAAGGTATAAAAAAGAGTATCCCGATGAGTATAAAGCCCTTAACACAAAGGAAGTTGATTTAAGCGGACTTATTGATAAGGAAATAACATCAAAGGCTTATTCGACAAGGGACTTTAGCGGAATTGCGCTTGACAGAATTGACAAAGTTGTGCCCAACTTAATCGGAGGCTGTGCCGATCTTGTGGCCTCTACCAAAGCGCAGATTAAAGCAGGAGGGTTTATTGCGCCCGAAGCTTATGGTAGACAAAACATACATTTTGGCATAAGAGAACACGCCATGGGGGCAGTTTGCAACGGCATATGCGCATATGGCCATATGAATGTGTTTTGTTCTACCTTTTTTGTGTTTGAAAATTATATGACCCCGGCCATTCGTATGGCAGCACTGATGAAACTTCCGGTGATTTATTTGTTTTCTCACGATAGCATAGCAGTGGGTGAGGACGGCCCTACGCATCAGCCAATTGAGCAGATTGCAACGCTTCGTGCTATGCCCAATATGTTTTTGTTTAGGCCATGTAATTTTGAGGAGCTGCTATACGCTTTTGAATTTGCATTGAATGAAAAAAGCCCCGCTGCGATTTTGACCTCCCGTCAGATATTGGAGCTTATAAACAGCAATTATGCTGATGTCAAAAAGGGTGGGTATATAATTTCGCAGGCCCAGAACCCTAAAGTAACCTTGGCTGCCACGGGCAGTGAGGTGGGTCTTGCGCTTAAAATACAAGAAAAATTGAAAGAGATAAAAGTATCCGCTCAAGTTGTAAGTTTGCCTTGCCTTGAAATTTTTGATATGCAAACCGAAGAGTATAAGAAAAAGATACTTTGCGGCAAGGTATTTACACTTGAAGCCGGCAGCGACAACATATGGTATAAATATACTTCGCCGGCTAGAGTGATAAAGCTCAGCGATTTTGGCAAAAGCGGCAGTGCCGAAGATGTGGCACGTGTTATGGGATTTAGTTTAGATGAAGTTTTTGCCAAAATTAAAAATAATCTTTAA